The nucleotide window GAACTGCCCAGGTTGCCGCGCAAGCAGCCCGACGCGGTCCTCATGACCGCCAAGGTTGAAGGTCCGGCTCCCGAGAAGGTCACCGGCATGGCTGCGGTCGCATTTGACCACAAGCTGCATGAAGCCGGCGTGGACAACTGCCGCGTCTGCCACACCCAGGGCGTCAACGCTCCCATGGACAAGAGCTTCAAGGCCATGCACGACCTGACCTCGGACGCTTCCTGCGTCGGCTGCCACGCGGTCGAGCAGAAGAAGCCCGAGTGCGCAGGCTGCCATGCCCAGCGCCCGGTCGCCGAGGCCATGTCCGGCACCAGCGCCTCCTGCGTCGCCTGCCACAACGTGGGCACTGACGGGGAACCCTCCCTCGAACTGCTGGCCGCCGCTCCCAAGGAGATGCGGACCGCCGTGGCCGCCGAGGCCGTCGCCGCACGTCCCGAGAGCCACGCCATGGTGGAAGTCGCCGCCATTCCCGAGTTCGTGACCATCGGGTCCATCGCCGACAAGTACCAGCCGAGCAAGATGCCCCACCGCAAGATCGTGCTGAAGATCATGGACGGCATCAAGGACAGCCCGCTGGCCGCCTCCTTCCACGCCGCTCCCGAGGCCGTGTGCGCCGGTTGCCACCACAACAGCCCGGCCACCGTGACGCCGCCCAAGTGCGCGAGCTGCCATGCCAAGCCCTTTGAGGCCGAAGGCCGTCCCGGCCTGAAAGCCGCCTACCACGGCCAGTGCATGACCTGTCACACCGAAATGAAGCTCGAAAAGCCCGCCGCCACCGACTGCGCCGCGTGCCACGAGAAGAAAGCCAACTAACCGGAGGAGATTACGATGTTACGCAGAACATTCCTCGGATTGTTGGGCGCCGCAGGCGCGAGCGTCGCGCTTCCCATGTCGGCCAAGGCCGGAGGCAAGAAGTTCGGCCCTCACCCCGACACGCAGGGCGTACTCTTTGACGCCACCCGCTGCATCGGCTGCCGCCAGTGCGAAGCCGCCTGCAACGAAGTCAACGAACTGCCCGCACCCGACAAGAAATTCGACGATCTGAGCGTCCTCGACACCGAGCGCCGGACCGACGAAAAGACCTATACCATCGTCAACAAGTACCAGACCGAGACCGGCCCGGTGTTCCGCAAGTCCCAGTGCAACCACTGCCTGGAACCTGCCTGCGCATCCGCCTGCTTTGTCAAGGCGTTCAAGAAGGAACCCAACGGCGCCGTCAGCTACGACGCGTCCGTCTGTGTCGGCTGCCGCTACTGCATGGTCGCCTGTCCCTTCTCCATCCCGGCCTACGAATACGGCGAGCCCCTGACCCCGCGGGTCATGAAGTGCACCATGTGCGCTCCCCGCCTGGCCGAAGGCAAGCTGCCCGGCTGTGTGGAGCGGTGTCCCAAGGAGGCCCTGACCTTCGGACCGCGCGACGAGCTGATCAAGATCGCCCGCGCCCGCATCAACGCCTTCCCCGGCAAGTACGTGGACCACGTCTACGGCGAGCACGAGATGGGCGGCACCAGTTGGATGTACATCTCCGGCCAGCCGTTCTCCGAGATCGGCCTGCGCGAGGACCTGGGCACCGCGTCCGCTCCCGAGCTGACCGCCGGAGCCCTGGCGTCCGTGCCCATCGTCGTCGGCCTGTGGCCGGTGCTGCTGGGCGGCATCTACGCCGTGAGCAAGCGCAAGGACAAGATCGCCAACGACGAGCGCGTCATGGCCGTCAAGGACGCTTTGTCCAAGGCTGCGGATCAGGCCGAAAAGAAGCTCCACGAGGAGCTGTCCAAGGCCGAGACCGCCAGCCAGCGCCGCATCGAAGTCGAAGTCAAGAAGGCCGTTGAAGAGGCCCTCTCCGCCAAGGACGAGGACGCCGAAAAGAGCGAGGAGGAGGCCTAGATGTCTGCTGAAACCGTTGCGGCTGAAAAGAAATCCCTGTTCACGCCGTTCAATATCATCGCTGGAATCATCCTCATCGCCGGACTTGTCGTCACGGTGATGCGGTTCACCGGCGGCCTGGGCGCCGTCACCAACCTCGACCAGAACAACCCGTGGGGCATCTGGATCGGCTTCGATCTGCTCTGCGGCGTGGCCCTGGCGGCCGGCGGCTACACCACCTCCGCCGCCTGCTACGTGTTCGGTCTCAAAAAATACCATTCGGCCGTCCGCCCGGCCATCCTGACCGCCTTCCTGGGCTACGCCCTGGTGGTCTTCGCCCTGCATTACGATGTGGGTCGGCCGTGGCGTCTGCCATACCCCATCTTCGTGCAGCAGGGCACCACGTCCCTGCTGTTCGAAGTCGGTCTCTGCGTGTTCCTGTACCTGACCGTGCTGTTCATCGAATTCACCCCGGCCATGTTCGAATGGCTCGGCATGAAGAAGATCCGCAACGTCGTGGTCAAGCTGACCCTGGCCCTCACCATCATGGGTGTGGTCCTGTCCACCCTGCACCAGTCCTCCCTGGGCGCGCTGTTCACCATCGCCCCCTCGAAGCTGCATCCGCTCTGGTACTCACAGTACCTGCCGGTCTTCTTCTTCGTGTCGAGCATCTGCGCGGGGCTTTCCATGGTCATCTTCGAGGGCACGCTCTCCCACAAGCCCATGCACCACTTGATGGATGAAGAGTACCTGGACAACCACGATGGCCTGATTCTCGGTTTCGGGAAGGCCGCTTCCCTCGTGCTGTTCGGGTACTTTTCCATCAAGGTCATCGGCCTGGCATACGACAACAACTGGCACTACCTGACCACCGGCTACGGCGCGTGGTTCCTGGTCGAGATGCTCGGCTTCGTGGCCCTGCCCTCCTTCCTGTACGCCATCGGCGTCAGGGACAGGAGCATCCCGGTCATCAAATGGGCTGCGGCCTTGACCGTTCTCGGCATCGTGGTCAACCGGTTCAACATCTCCCTGGTGGCCTTCAACTACCAGCTGCCGTCTGCGCAGCGGTACTTCCCGAGCTGGGGCGAGATCACCATCTCCCTGTTCGTGGTCACCATCGGCGTGCTGGTCTTCCGGTTCGTCTCCACCCGTATGCCCATCTTCTACGAACATCCCGACTACAAGGGCGAGCACTAGGAGGCCCGATATGGAATTCTTCACACTCCAAGACTACTACACGTTCACCAAAGGCACCGTGTACCTGATCATGGGCGGAATTCTCGTGGGGGTCACCCTCTACTGGCAGTTCCTGATGGGCGGCAACAACAAGGACGACTAGGCTCACGCCTTCGTTTTTAACTAACGAATTGACAATCAAGGAGAAATGGAAATGTACGATTTCCTGACAGGGCCGATGCTCTGGGTGACCTTCCTCGTCAGCTTCGGCGGCCTGCTCGTCCGCGCCGTGATGTACGTTCGCGGCCTGAACTGGCAGCTCGACCGGGTGGCCTATCGCCCGAACATGAGCTACGGAATACGCGGCGCAATCCGCTCCATTCTGGCCTTCATCATACCGTTCAAGGCACAGGCGCAGCGTGAGCGTCCCGGTTTCACCATCATCTTCTTCGCTTTCCACATCGGCCTGCTGGTCACGCCGATCTTCCTGGAAGCGCACAACGTGATGCTTGAAAAAGCCTTCGGCTTCAGCCTGCCCACCCTGGGCACCGGCTTTGCCGACACGCTGGCGTGGATGTGCCTGGTCGGCGGCCTGTTCATGGTCCTGCGCCGGATCGCCTTCCCCGAAGTGCGTATCATCACCACTGCCTATGACTACCTGCTGCTCGTCATCACGCTTGCCCCGTTCGTCACCGGACTGATCGCACGCTACGAGATGGGCGACTACAACTTCTGGTTGATGGCTCACATCATCACCGGCGAAATCTGGCTCCTGAGCCTCCCCTTCACCAAGCTCAGCCACGCCATCCTGTTCTTCATGTCCCGCATGCAGCTGGGCATGGACTACGGCATCAAGCGCGGCGGCATGAAGGGCAGCGACTTTGCCTGGTAGCCGGTCGTAAAAAGGAGAAGCACCAATGCCTGAAGGTAAATTCTGCAATAAGACGCCCATCACCACCGACGAGCAGCTCAAGGCGACGCTCAACGACAAGGGCGGCAAGCAATACTACGAAGAAATGAACCACCTGGAGGTGGACTCGGAGAAACTCTGGGGCACCATTCAGAAAACCATGAAGTCCAGGCTCAAGACCTGGCTCGAGATCTGCGCCCACTGCGGTCTCTGCGCCGAGCCCTGCTTCCTGTACCAGGTCAACGGGCGCGTACCCGAGCAGGTTCCGTCCTACAAGATCCAGGCGACCCTTGGCCAGATCGTCAAGAAGAAGGGCAAGGTCGACAACGCGTTCATGCAGATGTGCATGGAGACCGCATGGTCCAAATGCACCTGCTGCAACCGCTGCGGCCACTACTGCCCCCACGGTATCGACATGGGTGTCATGTTCAGCTACCTGCGCGGCCTGCTCTACGGCCAGGGCTTTGTCCCCTGGGAACTGAAGATCGGCGCAGGCATGCACCGCGTGTACCGCGCCCAGATGGACGTCACCACCGAAGACTGGGTCGAGACCTGCGAGTGGATGGCCGAAGAGAACGAGGACGAATGGCCGGGTCTTGAAATCCCCGTCGACAAGGTCGGCGCGGACATCATGTACACCTGCAACGCCCGCGAGCCCAAGCACTACCCGGAAGACCTGGCCGAAGCGGCCATCCTCTTCCATGTGGCCGGCGAAAACTGGACCGTCCCTTCCGAGGGTTGGGAACAGACGTCCCTGTCCATGTTCGCCGGCGACTGGGAATGCTGCAAGGACAACGTGGCCAACGTCTACGCCGCCATCGAGCGCCTGAAGCCCAAGCGGGCCACCGGCACCGAATGCGGTCACGCCCACCGCGCAACCGTCATCGAAGGTCCCTACTGGATGGGTCGCGAAGACGGTCAGCCGCCGGTTCCCTTCCTGCACTACGTCGAGTGGCTCGCTGAAGCCCTGCGCGAAGGCAAGATCAAGATCGATCCCTCCAAGCGCATCAAGGAACCCGTCACCCTGCAGGACTCCTGCAACTACGTGCGCAACCAGGGGCTGAAGGACGTCACCCGCGAGATCATCAGCTATCTGGTGGAACCCGGTTACTTTGTCGAAATGGCCCCGTGCAAGGAACACAACTACTGCTGCGG belongs to Pseudodesulfovibrio portus and includes:
- the hmcA gene encoding sulfate respiration complex hexadecaheme cytochrome HmcA, producing the protein MANGKQLLRMTVIVLAIAGVLGFRMEAMGMLEKAADTKGRPDVIMIDTIAKIEKLEQSAAVFKHDAHTKALKDQGMSCESCHKKDAKGDMVLAFNRQGDELSADALKDIYHDGCISCHVESGEKGFKTGPMVGECRGCHQAAPEVTGDRVEAGMDNALHFSHWDSKIIPADAGKDTNCGACHTKQGEEDAWRFNAEFASKPENEAYHAKCVSCHQGLIEKKAERSGPVQCAGCHGKEEVAARKVEEAKTLKAMGELPRLPRKQPDAVLMTAKVEGPAPEKVTGMAAVAFDHKLHEAGVDNCRVCHTQGVNAPMDKSFKAMHDLTSDASCVGCHAVEQKKPECAGCHAQRPVAEAMSGTSASCVACHNVGTDGEPSLELLAAAPKEMRTAVAAEAVAARPESHAMVEVAAIPEFVTIGSIADKYQPSKMPHRKIVLKIMDGIKDSPLAASFHAAPEAVCAGCHHNSPATVTPPKCASCHAKPFEAEGRPGLKAAYHGQCMTCHTEMKLEKPAATDCAACHEKKAN
- the hmcB gene encoding sulfate respiration complex iron-sulfur protein HmcB, which encodes MLRRTFLGLLGAAGASVALPMSAKAGGKKFGPHPDTQGVLFDATRCIGCRQCEAACNEVNELPAPDKKFDDLSVLDTERRTDEKTYTIVNKYQTETGPVFRKSQCNHCLEPACASACFVKAFKKEPNGAVSYDASVCVGCRYCMVACPFSIPAYEYGEPLTPRVMKCTMCAPRLAEGKLPGCVERCPKEALTFGPRDELIKIARARINAFPGKYVDHVYGEHEMGGTSWMYISGQPFSEIGLREDLGTASAPELTAGALASVPIVVGLWPVLLGGIYAVSKRKDKIANDERVMAVKDALSKAADQAEKKLHEELSKAETASQRRIEVEVKKAVEEALSAKDEDAEKSEEEA
- the hmcC gene encoding sulfate respiration complex protein HmcC; this encodes MSAETVAAEKKSLFTPFNIIAGIILIAGLVVTVMRFTGGLGAVTNLDQNNPWGIWIGFDLLCGVALAAGGYTTSAACYVFGLKKYHSAVRPAILTAFLGYALVVFALHYDVGRPWRLPYPIFVQQGTTSLLFEVGLCVFLYLTVLFIEFTPAMFEWLGMKKIRNVVVKLTLALTIMGVVLSTLHQSSLGALFTIAPSKLHPLWYSQYLPVFFFVSSICAGLSMVIFEGTLSHKPMHHLMDEEYLDNHDGLILGFGKAASLVLFGYFSIKVIGLAYDNNWHYLTTGYGAWFLVEMLGFVALPSFLYAIGVRDRSIPVIKWAAALTVLGIVVNRFNISLVAFNYQLPSAQRYFPSWGEITISLFVVTIGVLVFRFVSTRMPIFYEHPDYKGEH
- the hmcD gene encoding sulfate respiration complex protein HmcD, which translates into the protein MEFFTLQDYYTFTKGTVYLIMGGILVGVTLYWQFLMGGNNKDD
- the hmcE gene encoding sulfate respiration complex protein HmcE, with protein sequence MYDFLTGPMLWVTFLVSFGGLLVRAVMYVRGLNWQLDRVAYRPNMSYGIRGAIRSILAFIIPFKAQAQRERPGFTIIFFAFHIGLLVTPIFLEAHNVMLEKAFGFSLPTLGTGFADTLAWMCLVGGLFMVLRRIAFPEVRIITTAYDYLLLVITLAPFVTGLIARYEMGDYNFWLMAHIITGEIWLLSLPFTKLSHAILFFMSRMQLGMDYGIKRGGMKGSDFAW
- the hmcF gene encoding sulfate respiration complex iron-sulfur protein HmcF, whose product is MPEGKFCNKTPITTDEQLKATLNDKGGKQYYEEMNHLEVDSEKLWGTIQKTMKSRLKTWLEICAHCGLCAEPCFLYQVNGRVPEQVPSYKIQATLGQIVKKKGKVDNAFMQMCMETAWSKCTCCNRCGHYCPHGIDMGVMFSYLRGLLYGQGFVPWELKIGAGMHRVYRAQMDVTTEDWVETCEWMAEENEDEWPGLEIPVDKVGADIMYTCNAREPKHYPEDLAEAAILFHVAGENWTVPSEGWEQTSLSMFAGDWECCKDNVANVYAAIERLKPKRATGTECGHAHRATVIEGPYWMGREDGQPPVPFLHYVEWLAEALREGKIKIDPSKRIKEPVTLQDSCNYVRNQGLKDVTREIISYLVEPGYFVEMAPCKEHNYCCGGGGGFNGIGKYREQRNMALRKKMDQILDTGCKLVIAPCHNCWDAIRDLEEEYEIGIRWTFLKPLVIKMMEVPEHLLPKDE